A portion of the Hoylesella buccalis ATCC 35310 genome contains these proteins:
- a CDS encoding YaaA family protein has translation MQILLSCAKDMTDTAAATDLGTTQPIFQREAEQTAVQLTRYSAEELAEMLHVNPQLAALNKLRYAHFLDPSPTLQAAWAYHGIAFKKLDAATMTAEQLLFAERHLWITSFLYGLLRPLNGIKNYRLEGNVRLPEYDDQTMFDFWKPRLTDVLIQSVLDDDGILLNLASGEMKNLFDWKRIRKAVCIIEPAFKVRKGDKLRTVVVYTKMCRGAMARHVIVQQTHNPNALKAFEYEGFAYDEQESKGDHWVFTML, from the coding sequence ATGCAAATACTTCTTTCGTGCGCCAAGGACATGACGGATACCGCTGCCGCCACAGACTTGGGCACCACACAGCCCATCTTTCAGCGAGAAGCCGAGCAAACGGCCGTGCAACTCACGAGATACAGCGCTGAAGAGCTGGCTGAAATGTTGCACGTCAATCCACAATTGGCGGCGCTCAACAAACTGCGTTATGCTCATTTCTTAGATCCCAGTCCTACTCTTCAGGCCGCATGGGCCTATCACGGCATTGCCTTTAAGAAGTTGGATGCCGCCACCATGACTGCCGAACAACTGCTTTTCGCCGAACGCCACCTATGGATTACCTCGTTTTTGTACGGATTGCTCCGCCCGCTCAATGGCATCAAAAACTACCGACTGGAAGGCAATGTGCGGCTACCCGAATACGACGACCAGACGATGTTTGACTTTTGGAAACCGCGTCTGACAGATGTTCTCATCCAATCGGTTCTCGATGATGACGGCATCTTGCTGAACTTGGCGAGCGGGGAGATGAAGAATCTGTTCGACTGGAAGCGCATTCGAAAGGCGGTGTGCATCATTGAGCCAGCCTTCAAGGTACGCAAAGGTGACAAACTGCGCACCGTCGTGGTGTATACCAAGATGTGTCGGGGAGCCATGGCGCGCCATGTCATCGTGCAACAAACACACAACCCCAACGCACTCAAAGCGTTTGAATATGAAGGATTTGCATACGATGAGCAAGAAAGCAAAGGTGATCATTGGGTGTTCACCATGCTTTAA
- a CDS encoding glycine--tRNA ligase: MAQEDVFKKIVSHCKEYGFVFPSSDIYDGLAAVYDYGQNGVELKKNIKEYWWKSMVLLHDNIVGIDSAIFMHPTIWKASGHVDAFNDPLIDNRDSKKRYRADVLIEDQIAKYEEKIDKEVAKAAKRFGDAFDEAQFKSTNKRVLDYQAKRDALHERYTQAMQGPDLAELKQIILDEGIVDPISGTKNWTDVRQFNLMFSTEMGSLSDATNKIYLRPETAQGIFVNYLNVQKTGRMKLPFGIAQIGKAFRNEIVARQFIFRMREFEQMEMQFFVKPGTELEWFKQWKQTRMAWHQALGFGAENYRFHDHEKLAHYANAATDIEFKMPFGFKEVEGIHSRTNFDLSQHEKFSGKNLKYFDPETSESYVPYVIETSIGVDRMFLSVMCHSYQEEELENGEKRVVLRLPAALAPVKCAVMPLVRKEGLPEKAREIVDLLKFHFNTSYDEKDSIGKRYRRQDAVGTPYCVTVDFDTLKDNKVTLRHRDTMEQQRVDISELCSVIEEKVSITSLLKKMQ, translated from the coding sequence ATGGCACAGGAAGATGTTTTCAAAAAGATTGTGAGCCACTGCAAGGAATACGGTTTTGTGTTTCCCAGCAGTGATATATACGATGGTTTGGCAGCCGTTTACGATTATGGACAGAATGGTGTTGAGCTGAAAAAGAACATCAAAGAATATTGGTGGAAGAGCATGGTGCTGCTGCACGACAACATCGTGGGCATCGACTCGGCCATCTTCATGCATCCCACCATCTGGAAAGCCAGTGGACACGTGGACGCTTTCAACGACCCTTTGATAGACAACCGCGACTCGAAGAAGCGCTATCGGGCCGATGTGCTGATAGAGGATCAGATTGCTAAGTACGAAGAAAAAATCGATAAGGAGGTAGCTAAGGCTGCTAAGCGGTTTGGTGATGCTTTCGATGAGGCACAATTTAAGTCGACCAACAAACGTGTTTTGGACTATCAGGCCAAGCGTGATGCCCTGCATGAGCGTTACACACAGGCCATGCAAGGACCTGATTTGGCAGAACTGAAACAGATTATCCTGGATGAAGGCATCGTAGACCCCATCAGTGGCACCAAGAACTGGACCGACGTGCGCCAGTTCAACCTGATGTTCTCCACCGAAATGGGTTCGCTCTCGGACGCTACCAATAAGATATATCTGCGACCAGAGACGGCGCAAGGCATCTTTGTGAACTATCTCAACGTGCAGAAAACGGGGCGCATGAAGTTGCCTTTTGGTATTGCACAAATCGGCAAGGCTTTCCGCAACGAGATTGTGGCGCGCCAGTTTATCTTCCGTATGCGCGAGTTCGAGCAGATGGAGATGCAGTTCTTCGTAAAGCCCGGCACCGAGTTGGAGTGGTTCAAGCAATGGAAGCAGACACGCATGGCGTGGCATCAGGCACTGGGCTTCGGTGCGGAAAACTATCGTTTCCACGACCATGAGAAGCTGGCCCACTACGCCAATGCAGCCACCGACATCGAGTTTAAGATGCCATTTGGATTCAAAGAGGTGGAAGGCATACACTCGCGTACCAACTTCGACTTGTCGCAACACGAGAAGTTCAGTGGCAAGAACCTGAAATATTTCGACCCAGAGACCAGCGAGAGCTATGTGCCTTACGTCATCGAGACCTCCATTGGCGTAGACCGCATGTTCCTCTCCGTGATGTGCCACAGCTATCAGGAAGAAGAATTGGAGAACGGTGAAAAGCGCGTTGTGCTTCGTTTGCCGGCGGCTTTGGCACCTGTAAAATGTGCGGTGATGCCTTTGGTGCGTAAGGAGGGCTTGCCCGAGAAGGCGCGCGAGATAGTAGACTTGCTCAAGTTCCACTTCAATACGAGCTACGATGAGAAGGATTCTATCGGTAAGCGTTATCGCCGTCAGGATGCGGTTGGCACACCTTATTGTGTGACGGTTGACTTTGACACGCTGAAAGACAACAAGGTGACGCTGCGCCATCGTGACACCATGGAACAGCAGCGCGTGGACATCAGCGAGTTGTGCTCGGTGATAGAAGAAAAGGTAAGTATTACCAGCTTGTTAAAGAAAATGCAATAA
- a CDS encoding MATE family efflux transporter, whose translation MFSTTKTDALLASIREGRVMTNGEKLNLIVQLSIPSILAQITTVLMFFIDASMVGHLGTNPSASIGLVESTTWLLGSITASASMGFSVQVAHFIGANDFVKARQVFRHGLICCLLLSVVIAVIALFIYQPLPYWLGGTEDIAHDASLYFLVFALAMPFIQLANLTGAMLKCSGNMQIPSMMSVGMCIMDVCFNYFFIYILHLGVLGAAFGTATAYLIGSVMQAYFAIFRNKILALKQDEGPFRWMSNYVTNALKIGAPMAAQSILMSGAQIVSIIIVAPLGKVAIAANTFAITAESLCYMPGYGIGEAATTLVGQSAGARRYDICKSFAHMTVWLGMGVMAFMGILMYIFAPEMIGVLTPVEEIRVLGIQSLRIEAFAEPFFAAAIVVYSVCVGAGDTLKPAMMNLLSMWCVRLTLAAMLAPQYGLAGVWTAMAIELAFRGCIFLYRLFSGKWLHKMQQASS comes from the coding sequence ATGTTTTCAACAACCAAGACAGATGCGCTGCTGGCCAGCATTCGTGAGGGCAGAGTCATGACGAATGGGGAGAAACTCAACTTGATTGTACAGTTGAGTATTCCGTCTATTCTTGCCCAAATCACCACCGTACTGATGTTCTTCATCGACGCATCGATGGTGGGACATTTGGGAACCAATCCGTCAGCATCTATTGGTTTGGTAGAAAGCACTACCTGGTTGTTGGGCAGCATCACCGCCTCGGCATCCATGGGCTTCTCCGTGCAGGTAGCCCATTTTATCGGAGCCAACGACTTTGTGAAAGCACGACAAGTGTTCAGGCATGGACTTATCTGTTGTCTTCTGTTAAGTGTGGTTATTGCGGTCATTGCACTGTTTATTTATCAACCACTACCCTACTGGCTGGGCGGAACGGAAGACATCGCACATGATGCCTCGCTTTATTTCCTGGTGTTTGCTTTAGCCATGCCTTTCATCCAACTGGCCAACCTCACTGGGGCTATGCTCAAATGCTCGGGCAACATGCAAATACCCAGTATGATGAGTGTGGGCATGTGCATCATGGACGTGTGTTTTAATTATTTTTTCATCTACATTTTGCATTTAGGGGTGTTGGGAGCAGCTTTTGGAACCGCAACTGCCTACCTCATTGGTTCGGTGATGCAGGCCTACTTCGCCATCTTCCGCAACAAGATATTGGCTTTGAAGCAAGACGAGGGTCCATTCAGATGGATGTCAAACTATGTCACGAACGCTTTGAAGATAGGTGCACCGATGGCTGCACAATCTATTCTGATGAGTGGCGCGCAGATTGTCAGCATTATCATCGTGGCACCTTTGGGTAAAGTGGCAATCGCAGCCAATACTTTCGCCATCACCGCCGAGAGCCTTTGCTACATGCCGGGATATGGTATCGGTGAAGCGGCAACCACGTTGGTGGGACAAAGTGCGGGTGCCAGGCGGTATGACATCTGCAAGAGCTTCGCTCACATGACGGTGTGGCTGGGCATGGGCGTCATGGCTTTCATGGGTATACTGATGTACATCTTCGCTCCGGAGATGATTGGTGTGCTCACACCGGTGGAGGAAATCCGTGTATTGGGCATCCAGAGCCTGCGCATCGAAGCCTTTGCCGAACCTTTCTTTGCTGCTGCCATCGTTGTTTACAGTGTGTGCGTTGGGGCTGGTGACACCCTGAAACCTGCCATGATGAACCTGCTGTCCATGTGGTGCGTGCGCCTCACCTTGGCCGCCATGCTGGCTCCTCAATATGGACTGGCGGGCGTTTGGACGGCCATGGCCATTGAATTGGCCTTCCGAGGCTGTATTTTCTTGTACCGATTGTTCAGTGGCAAGTGGCTCCATAAGATGCAACAGGCATCTTCTTAG
- a CDS encoding FKBP-type peptidyl-prolyl cis-trans isomerase, with product MKKNSICYLLLLMMAVFTMASCSEDSGEVEEFADWQHKNETYFAQLHAATQERIAKGDQNWMIIRNWSLPADGQNFHADLNNYIIVHVLERGNSTSGSPLYTDSVMVNYRGRLIPSATYTAGYLFDRSYSGAYNPQTMNPAKFAVSGLVDGFTTALLHMSVGDRWEVYIPYKLGYGTEKAPKSEIPGYSTLIFDIGLAGYYRPKAPTRAGVVSGSWIKK from the coding sequence ATGAAGAAAAATTCAATATGCTACCTTCTCCTGCTCATGATGGCTGTCTTCACGATGGCATCGTGTAGCGAAGACAGCGGCGAGGTGGAAGAGTTTGCCGATTGGCAACATAAGAACGAAACCTATTTCGCACAGCTTCATGCCGCCACGCAAGAGCGAATTGCGAAGGGCGACCAGAACTGGATGATCATTCGCAACTGGTCGTTGCCAGCCGACGGACAGAACTTTCATGCCGATTTGAACAATTATATCATCGTGCATGTGTTGGAACGTGGCAACAGTACCTCTGGCAGTCCGCTGTACACCGATTCGGTGATGGTGAACTACCGTGGCCGCCTCATCCCCTCAGCCACCTATACAGCAGGCTATTTGTTCGACCGTAGCTATTCGGGTGCGTACAATCCGCAGACCATGAATCCTGCCAAATTTGCGGTGAGCGGACTTGTCGACGGCTTTACCACGGCTCTGTTGCACATGTCTGTTGGTGACCGTTGGGAGGTTTACATACCTTATAAATTGGGCTATGGTACGGAGAAAGCTCCCAAAAGCGAAATCCCCGGCTATTCAACGCTGATCTTCGATATCGGTTTGGCGGGTTATTATCGCCCCAAAGCTCCTACCCGAGCCGGTGTGGTATCAGGTTCTTGGATCAAGAAATAG
- a CDS encoding phosphotransferase enzyme family protein, whose translation MENEQLKQIVSHFETVGTVDRILPLGNGLINDTYRVVTQGQDTPDYVLQRINDAIFTDVDLLQRNIEVVTAHIRQKLEEKGEDDLDRKVLRFVQTAEGKTYYKDDEGLYWRISLFIPDAKTYETVNPEYSYHAGKAFGNFESMLVDVPEQLGETIPDFHNMELRMRQLREAVAEDKVGRVAEVQPILDELEQYAEEMCKAERLYREGKLKKRICHCDTKVNNMMFDQDGKVLCVIDLDTVMPSFVFSDYGDFLRTGANTVAEDSKEFDQIDFRMDIFEAFTRGYLESAQRFLEPIEIENLPYAAKLFPYMQCVRFLADYINGDTYYKINYDKHNLVRTQNQLCLFRRVCAHEPEMVSFIHTCLNQ comes from the coding sequence ATGGAAAATGAACAACTTAAACAGATTGTTTCTCACTTTGAAACCGTGGGGACGGTAGACCGCATATTGCCTTTGGGCAATGGTTTGATTAACGATACCTATCGAGTGGTGACACAAGGTCAGGACACTCCTGATTATGTGTTGCAACGCATCAACGACGCCATCTTTACGGATGTAGACCTGTTGCAGCGCAACATAGAGGTGGTGACGGCGCACATCCGCCAAAAACTGGAAGAAAAGGGTGAGGACGACTTGGACAGAAAGGTGCTGCGGTTTGTTCAAACGGCTGAGGGAAAAACTTATTACAAGGATGATGAAGGCCTGTATTGGCGGATCTCTTTGTTCATTCCTGATGCCAAAACCTATGAAACCGTCAATCCTGAATACTCTTATCATGCCGGAAAGGCCTTTGGAAACTTCGAGTCGATGCTGGTAGACGTGCCTGAACAGCTGGGCGAAACTATTCCCGATTTCCACAACATGGAACTGCGCATGCGCCAATTGCGCGAGGCCGTAGCCGAAGATAAGGTGGGAAGAGTGGCAGAGGTGCAGCCCATTTTGGACGAACTGGAGCAGTATGCCGAGGAGATGTGCAAGGCCGAACGCTTGTATCGCGAGGGAAAATTGAAGAAACGCATCTGTCATTGTGACACCAAGGTGAACAACATGATGTTCGACCAGGATGGAAAGGTGCTGTGTGTCATCGATTTGGATACGGTGATGCCCAGCTTCGTGTTCTCCGATTACGGCGATTTTCTGCGCACAGGGGCCAATACCGTTGCCGAAGATTCAAAAGAGTTTGACCAAATAGACTTTAGGATGGATATCTTTGAGGCGTTCACGAGAGGCTATCTCGAATCGGCTCAACGCTTCTTGGAACCCATCGAAATAGAGAATCTGCCGTATGCTGCCAAGCTTTTCCCCTACATGCAGTGCGTGAGGTTTCTGGCCGATTACATCAATGGCGATACCTATTATAAGATTAACTACGACAAGCATAATTTGGTACGCA